The following coding sequences lie in one Drosophila sulfurigaster albostrigata strain 15112-1811.04 chromosome 2R, ASM2355843v2, whole genome shotgun sequence genomic window:
- the LOC133836865 gene encoding G-protein-signaling modulator 2 yields MSSLSASAENVSTMGIGGGGQDGSNSHPTSDGGGSSMCLELALEGERLCKAGDCRAGVAFFQAAIQAGTDDLRTLSAIYSQLGNAYFYLGDYAKAMQYHKHDLTLAKTMNDKLGEAKSSGNLGNTLKVMGRFDEAAICCERHLTLARQLGDRLSEGRALYNLGNVYHAKGKHLGNRNKAGDDVKEALVKAVEFYQENLQLMRDLGDRGAQGRACGNLGNTYYLLGDFQAAIEHHQERLRIAREFGDRAAERRANSNLGNSHIFLGQFEDAAEHYKRTLALALELGEREVEAQSCYSLGNTYTLLHEFAMAIEFHHRHLAIAQELGDRIGEARACWSLGNAHAATGNNEKALQFAESHLQLAKELHDPVGESTARVNISDLRKLLGMPEAEHTPTPEEERSTASDHSASGHQSDGSENSQGRMVRVRRQSMEQLDLIKITPDGKRLQAQEEQKTKAANAAHTKAKEDDFFDMLSRSQSKRMDDQRCSIKINTAGGAAVATGATRKPLVQQNSLFVDPTNLPGLKSPSSAMPPAISHAPLARSATTTQQPDDAFLDMLMRCQGSRLEEQRSELPRAHVTMDAEAPPLQAPGGGAAAAGARSRESGRGATVPDEDFFSLIMKVQSGRMEDQRASIPFGGFSNAQRNARNNNNNNNNNSSNNNNATGGGGGGAAAK; encoded by the exons ATGTCTTCACTCTCCGCATCCGCGGAAAATGTCTCCACCATGGGCATTGGAGGCGGGGGTCAAGACGGCTCCAATTCGCATCCCACCTCCGATGGCGGCGGCTCCAGTATGTGCCTCGAACTGGCACTCGAAGGAGAACGTCTGTGTAAAGCGGGCGATTGTCGGGCGGGCGTTGCCTTCTTCCAGGCGGCGATTCAAGCGGGCACCGATGATCTACGCACTTTGTCAGCCATCTATTCGCAGCTAGGAAATGCATACTTCTATCTCGGTGATTACGCCAAGGCCATGCAGTATCATAAGCACGATCTAACACTGGCCAAGACCATGAACGATAAGTTGGGCGAAGCGAAATCGTCTGGCAATCTGGGCAACACACTCAAGGTGATGGGACGCTTCGATGAGGCGGCCATTTGTTGTGAACGCCATCTCACACTTGCACGCCAGCTGGGCGATCGTCTGTCGGAGGGCAGAGCGTTGTACAATCTGGGCAATGTTTACCATGCCAAGGGAAAACATTTGGGCAATCGCAACAAGGCAGGCGACGATGTCAAGGAGGCGCTGGTCAAGGCGGTAGAGTTTTACCAAGAGAATCTGCAGTTGATGCGCGATCTGGGTGATCGCGGTGCACAGGGACGTGCCTGTGGTAATTTGGGCAACACTTACTACTTGCTGGGCGACTTTCAG GCTGCCATTGAGCATCATCAGGAACGCTTGCGCATTGCACGCGAGTTTGGTGATCGCGCTGCCGAGCGTCGCGCCAATAGCAATCTGGGCAACTCGCACATCTTTCTCGGACAATTCGAGGATGCTGCCGAGCATTACAAGCGCACCTTAGCCTTGGCCCTGGAGTTGGGCGAACGTGAAGTCGAAGCGCAGTCGTGCTACAGTTTGGGCAACACTTATACGCTGCTGCATGAGTTTGCCATGGCCATTGAGTTCCATCATCGGCATTTGGCGATTGCCCAAGAGCTGGGTGATCGCATTGGCGAAGCACGCGCCTGCTGGTCACTGGGTAATGCTCATGCCGCCACGGGCAACAATGAGAAGGCGCTGCAGTTTGCCGAATCCCATTTGCAGCTGGCCAAGGAACTGCATGATCCCGTGGGCGAGAGCACAGCACGTGTAAATATCTCAGATTTGCGCAAGCTGCTGGGCATGCCAGAGGCGGAGCATACGCCAACGCCAGAGGAGGAACGCTCGACTGCTTCGGATCACTCGGCCAGTGGACATCAGTCGGATGGTTCAGAGAACTCGCAGGGACGCATG gTGCGCGTGCGTCGCCAGAGCATGGAGCAGCTGGATCTGATCAAGATCACACCCGATGGCAAGCGTCTGCAGGCGCAGGAGGAGCAGAAAACCAAGGCAGCCAACGCTGCCcacacaaaagccaaagagGATGATTTCTTCGATATGCTCTCGCGTTCCCAGTCCAAGCGCATGGACGATCAACGTTGCTCAATCAAAATCAACACAGCTGGCGGCGCAGCTGTTGCCACAGGCGCCACACGCAAGCCGCTGGTGCAGCAGAACTCTCTGTTTGTGGATCCCACAAATCTGCCGGGTCTGAAGTCACCATCGTCGGCTATGCCGCCAGCCATTAGCCATGCACCGCTGGCACGCAGTGCCACAACCACACAACAGCCGGACGATGCTTTCCTCGACATGCTGATGCGTTGCCAGGGCTCGCGACTGGAGGAGCAACGCTCCGAGTTGCCCAGGGCACATGTCACCATGGATGCGGAGGCGCCACCGTTGCAGGCACCGGGCGGTGGAGCGGCAGCGGCGGGCGCAAGAAGTCGCGAGTCGGGACGAGGTGCAACGGTGCCCGATGAGGATTTCTTTTCGCTGATTATGAAAGTGCAGAGCGGACGCATGGAGGATCAGCGGGCGTCGATACCTTTTGGCGGCTTTAGCAATGCGCAGCGAAATgcgcgcaacaacaacaataataataacaacaatagcagcaacaacaacaatgccacagGCGGCGGTGGAGGTGGAGCAGCTGCCAAGTAA